Proteins encoded within one genomic window of Manis pentadactyla isolate mManPen7 chromosome 4, mManPen7.hap1, whole genome shotgun sequence:
- the LOC118920045 gene encoding histone H2B type 2-F isoform X8, giving the protein MPDPAKSAPAPKKGTKKAVTKVQKKDGKKRKRSRKESYSVYVYKVLKQVHPDTGISSKAMGIMNSFVNDIFERIAGEASRLAHYNKRSTITSREIQTAVRLLLPGELAKHAVSEGTKAVTKYTSSN; this is encoded by the coding sequence ATGCCCGATCCAGCAAAATCTGCTCCGGCTCCCAAGAAGGGCACTAAAAAAGCTGTTACAAAAGTGCAGAAGAAGGACGGCAAGAAGCGTAAGCGCAGCCGCAAGGAGAGCTACTCTGTCTACGTGTACAAGGTGCTGAAGCAGGTGCACCCCGACACCGGCATCTCGTCTAAAGCCATGGGCATTATGAACTCGTTCGTCAACGACATCTTCGAGCGCATCGCGGGCGAGGCGTCCCGCCTGGCGCATTACAACAAGCGCTCCACCATCACGTCCCGGGAGATCCAGACGGCCGTGCGCCTGCTGCTGCCTGGCGAGCTGGCCAAGCATGCTGTGTCCGAGGGCACCAAGGCGGTCACCAAGTACACCAGTTCAAA
- the LOC118920045 gene encoding histone H2B type 2-F isoform X5, with protein MPDPAKSAPAPKKGTKKAVTKVQKKDGKKRKRSRKESYSVYVYKVLKQVHPDTGISSKAMGIMNSFVNDIFERIAGEASRLAHYNKRSTITSREIQTAVRLLLPGELAKHAVSEGTKAVTKYTSSNSIQNTVSTKNVVPTAR; from the exons ATGCCCGATCCAGCAAAATCTGCTCCGGCTCCCAAGAAGGGCACTAAAAAAGCTGTTACAAAAGTGCAGAAGAAGGACGGCAAGAAGCGTAAGCGCAGCCGCAAGGAGAGCTACTCTGTCTACGTGTACAAGGTGCTGAAGCAGGTGCACCCCGACACCGGCATCTCGTCTAAAGCCATGGGCATTATGAACTCGTTCGTCAACGACATCTTCGAGCGCATCGCGGGCGAGGCGTCCCGCCTGGCGCATTACAACAAGCGCTCCACCATCACGTCCCGGGAGATCCAGACGGCCGTGCGCCTGCTGCTGCCTGGCGAGCTGGCCAAGCATGCTGTGTCCGAGGGCACCAAGGCGGTCACCAAGTACACCAGTTCAAA ttCCATACAGAACACAGTGTCTACCAAAAATGTTGTTCCCACTGCCAGATAA
- the LOC118920045 gene encoding histone H2B type 2-F isoform X7 translates to MPDPAKSAPAPKKGTKKAVTKVQKKDGKKRKRSRKESYSVYVYKVLKQVHPDTGISSKAMGIMNSFVNDIFERIAGEASRLAHYNKRSTITSREIQTAVRLLLPGELAKHAVSEGTKAVTKYTSSKWAGL, encoded by the exons ATGCCCGATCCAGCAAAATCTGCTCCGGCTCCCAAGAAGGGCACTAAAAAAGCTGTTACAAAAGTGCAGAAGAAGGACGGCAAGAAGCGTAAGCGCAGCCGCAAGGAGAGCTACTCTGTCTACGTGTACAAGGTGCTGAAGCAGGTGCACCCCGACACCGGCATCTCGTCTAAAGCCATGGGCATTATGAACTCGTTCGTCAACGACATCTTCGAGCGCATCGCGGGCGAGGCGTCCCGCCTGGCGCATTACAACAAGCGCTCCACCATCACGTCCCGGGAGATCCAGACGGCCGTGCGCCTGCTGCTGCCTGGCGAGCTGGCCAAGCATGCTGTGTCCGAGGGCACCAAGGCGGTCACCAAGTACACCAGTTCAAA atGGGCGGGCCTTTAA
- the LOC118920045 gene encoding histone H2B type 2-F isoform X6 gives MPDPAKSAPAPKKGTKKAVTKVQKKDGKKRKRSRKESYSVYVYKVLKQVHPDTGISSKAMGIMNSFVNDIFERIAGEASRLAHYNKRSTITSREIQTAVRLLLPGELAKHAVSEGTKAVTKYTSSKYFVVILVKWRTN, from the coding sequence ATGCCCGATCCAGCAAAATCTGCTCCGGCTCCCAAGAAGGGCACTAAAAAAGCTGTTACAAAAGTGCAGAAGAAGGACGGCAAGAAGCGTAAGCGCAGCCGCAAGGAGAGCTACTCTGTCTACGTGTACAAGGTGCTGAAGCAGGTGCACCCCGACACCGGCATCTCGTCTAAAGCCATGGGCATTATGAACTCGTTCGTCAACGACATCTTCGAGCGCATCGCGGGCGAGGCGTCCCGCCTGGCGCATTACAACAAGCGCTCCACCATCACGTCCCGGGAGATCCAGACGGCCGTGCGCCTGCTGCTGCCTGGCGAGCTGGCCAAGCATGCTGTGTCCGAGGGCACCAAGGCGGTCACCAAGTACACCAGTTCAAA